In Fusarium oxysporum Fo47 chromosome VII, complete sequence, the following proteins share a genomic window:
- a CDS encoding uncharacterized protein (expressed protein) has product MFIVSRKFHNSFGISGTEVTGTESQQKAAARKGWEWWPSIVWQLVWAWAIAPIILWKSRNIRDTQGWRVQTIACCLANLHAAPMWLIALYIPAMAPVNSVFVPPQWIALSIMILEIFTIFLPCWEVFKHQSLRQETLDIITQWESNKTLAQGSAKSITTRSTTVAGSSRTAWSKDGSIKSQISSESIFTMGALEYVLERNPEPLQQFSALRDFSGENIAFLRAIAEWKSSLPASVRSPKNQEDSATQELVHERFNSALRIYANFVSAQYAEFQVNLSSHDIKKLENVFEASARTLYGEKRAVDPALPFESFMMTTPANVNSSGASAHGSENGIITASIEVNDRTLYWGDIAEDFDGSIFDAAEASIKYLVLTNTWPKFVKDKHCSLESTENLESGNVILTTRS; this is encoded by the exons ATGTTCATCGTTTCGCGCAAATTTCACAACTCGTTTGGCATTTCCGGCACAGAGGTTACTGGCACAGAATCGCAACAAAAGGCAGCAGCCCGTAAAGGTTGGGAATG GTGGCCTTCTATTGTTTGGCAACTAGTCTGGGCTTGGGCCATCGCTCCCATTATTCTATGGAAGTCTCGAAACATCCGCGATACCCAAGGATGGAGAGTTCAAACTATTGCCTGCTGTTTGGCTAACCTCCACGCCGCTCCAATGTGGCTTATCGCTCTCTATATCCCTGCCATGGCACCCGTTAATAGTGTTTTCGTTCCCCCTCAATG GATCGCCCTCTCCATTATGATTCTTGAGATCTTTACTATCTTCCTTCCCTGCTGGGAGGTCTTCAAACACCAGTCCCTTCGACAAGAAACCCTTGATATCATTACTCAGTGGGAGTCTAATAAGACCCTAGCGCAGGGCAGCGCGAAATCTATTACCACTAGATCGACGACAGTGGCAGGCTCATCGCGGACTGCTTGGTCCAAGGACGGGTCTATCAAAAGTCAGATCTCTAGTGAAAGTATTTTTACTATGGGCGCTCTTGAATATGTCCTTGAACGGAACCCAGAGCCCCTTCAACAGTTTTCTGCCCTTCGAGATTTTTCCGGCGAGAATATTGCTTTCCTTAGAGCTATCGCTGAGTGGAAATCATCTCTTCCTGCCTCTGTCCGAAGTCCAAAGAACCAAGAGGATTCTGCCACTCAAGAACTTGTACATGAACGATTCAACAGCGCGCTTCGCATCTATGCCAACTTTGTCAGCGCTCAATATGCCGAATTCCAAGTGAACCTCTCCTCTCACGACATAAAAAAGCTCGAGAATGTATTTGAGGCCTCGGCTAGGACTCTTTATGGAGAGAAACGCGCAGTAGACCCCGCTCTGCCCTTCGAATCATTCATGATGACCACACCAGCCAATGTCAACTCTTCTGGTGCGTCTGCCCATGGATCCGAAAACGGAATCATCACTGCTTCGATAGAAGTTAATGATAGGACTCTCTACTGGGGAGATATCGCAGAGGATTTTGATGGCAGCATCtttgatgctgctgaggccaGTATCAAATATCTGGTCTTGACAAATACTTGGCCCAAGTTCGTCAAGGACAAGCACTGTTCTTTAGAATCTACCGAGAACCTGGAGTCGGGAAACGTTATTCTGACCACTAGGTCTAA